Proteins from a genomic interval of uncultured Methanocorpusculum sp.:
- a CDS encoding NAD(P)-binding domain-containing protein encodes MKVGIIGGTGNIGEGLARRICIGGKFDVAIGSRDPSKAIVAADGVTCCLNDRCCTGGV; translated from the coding sequence ATGAAAGTTGGAATAATCGGAGGAACTGGGAACATCGGCGAAGGTCTCGCACGTCGAATTTGTATCGGTGGAAAATTCGATGTAGCAATTGGATCCCGTGACCCGTCAAAAGCGATTGTTGCTGCAGACGGAGTTACCTGCTGTCTCAATGACCGCTGTTGTACCGGAGGTGTCTGA
- the thsA gene encoding thermosome subunit alpha produces MANNSGQQVVILRNNVERVPGQEALRSNIMAAKVLGNTVRTTLGPRGMDKMMVTQGSDDIVITNDGATILHQIHVEHPGAKLVVEVAETQDNECGDGTTTAVVMVGSFMEQAEHLIDSGVHPSVIAKGYNLGMLKALELLEKLAIDVTPKDKNMLKLIAKTAMTGKSIENIMDQACDVVVEAVSGVVETSGKKTLVNEDDILVKTKRSDTMSAELIKGVMIDKTRLDSLMPKKIKGVKAAFIAGPLEITKTQTKSKIKITSAEQLSAFSAAERATLKAMADKFAANGVNVVLCQKGIADPVQYYLGEHGIYALEFVPEKDLKYAAKALGGQVINKPEDLAPETIGTAGKLEMLEDLEMTKLSECKNPKAVTILLRGSSQHLVDELERAIEDAKRVVQDVIEDGSYTIGGGSVETELSLRLREYAATEGGRVQLAIEGYAKAFEIIPKTLAENSGFDTVDKVIDLRQAHAMGQKYAGLDVFTGNVVDMKELGVVEPKRVKRQAIQSASETSMLLIRVDDMMISKGAGQM; encoded by the coding sequence ATGGCAAACAACTCAGGTCAGCAGGTCGTCATTTTACGTAATAACGTAGAACGCGTTCCGGGACAGGAAGCACTTCGCTCCAATATCATGGCAGCAAAAGTCCTTGGCAATACAGTGAGAACAACTCTTGGTCCCCGCGGTATGGACAAGATGATGGTTACCCAGGGTAGCGACGATATCGTCATCACCAACGACGGAGCAACAATCCTGCACCAGATCCATGTTGAACACCCGGGTGCAAAACTTGTCGTCGAAGTGGCTGAAACCCAGGACAATGAGTGCGGTGACGGCACTACGACCGCAGTTGTGATGGTCGGTTCGTTTATGGAGCAGGCAGAACACCTGATCGACAGCGGTGTCCACCCATCCGTAATTGCAAAGGGATACAACCTTGGTATGCTCAAGGCGCTCGAACTCCTCGAAAAACTTGCGATCGATGTCACCCCGAAAGACAAAAACATGCTGAAACTTATCGCTAAAACTGCGATGACCGGAAAATCCATCGAGAATATTATGGATCAGGCATGCGATGTTGTTGTCGAGGCGGTTTCCGGTGTTGTAGAAACCTCCGGGAAAAAGACGCTGGTCAACGAAGACGACATCCTTGTCAAGACAAAACGCAGCGACACGATGAGCGCCGAACTCATCAAAGGTGTGATGATCGATAAAACCAGGCTTGACTCACTGATGCCGAAAAAGATCAAAGGCGTCAAAGCAGCCTTCATTGCCGGTCCGCTTGAGATCACCAAGACCCAGACCAAATCCAAGATCAAGATCACCTCGGCTGAACAGCTCTCGGCATTCTCCGCTGCAGAACGTGCAACCCTCAAGGCAATGGCAGACAAATTTGCTGCGAACGGCGTAAATGTCGTCCTCTGCCAGAAAGGAATCGCCGACCCGGTACAGTATTACCTTGGCGAACACGGCATCTATGCACTTGAGTTCGTTCCGGAAAAAGACTTGAAATATGCAGCAAAAGCACTTGGCGGCCAGGTCATCAACAAACCCGAAGACCTCGCTCCGGAAACCATTGGAACTGCAGGCAAACTCGAGATGCTCGAAGATCTCGAGATGACCAAACTTTCAGAGTGCAAAAACCCCAAGGCGGTCACCATCCTTCTCCGCGGCTCCTCCCAGCACCTTGTCGATGAACTCGAACGTGCGATCGAAGATGCAAAACGTGTTGTTCAGGACGTCATCGAAGACGGTTCCTACACAATCGGTGGCGGTTCTGTTGAGACCGAACTTTCCCTCAGACTCAGAGAATATGCAGCAACCGAAGGCGGCCGTGTCCAGCTCGCAATTGAAGGCTATGCAAAGGCATTCGAGATCATCCCGAAGACTCTTGCAGAAAACTCCGGCTTCGACACCGTTGACAAAGTCATCGACCTCCGTCAGGCACACGCGATGGGCCAGAAGTATGCAGGTCTTGATGTGTTTACCGGTAACGTCGTCGACATGAAGGAACTTGGCGTTGTTGAACCGAAGAGAGTCAAACGCCAGGCAATTCAGAGTGCCTCGGAGACTTCCATGCTTCTCATCCGCGTTGATGACATGATGATCTCCAAAGGCGCCGGCCAGATGTAA
- a CDS encoding MBL fold metallo-hydrolase has product MPYLTTFNDAEKKQFYLDADAAVQELVSMGKDPKQVLWVMQSIGLYLYGNSGKNFYVDYQKIVLSDTCVLWSMQPPGGGCIHLFQTSDGKLLIDAGYGVNYADWVHTLADFSLGDFSDVKHVLCTHGDADHVGITGLLPVPPFVHPITKELLENGSRSFASTNDLLLLEHVYTTTVNTFSQLAYPKEYILSKTEPLKMRGIFPVIDTVTFAGLTFEVWQSLGGHLAGQLFFYEPTQGLLFTSDATLNFTSLTPWRLVYGSIPDYLINSVNINSEIGRQERAELTRLAVELDAELRENGKRLRLCCGHGAVSVIDEKGNLSILDPVIHYSRRKYTEGLHNLAAKVSWFIRRRLI; this is encoded by the coding sequence ATGCCATATCTCACCACGTTCAACGATGCTGAAAAAAAGCAGTTCTACCTTGATGCAGATGCGGCCGTACAGGAACTTGTTTCAATGGGGAAAGACCCCAAACAGGTTCTCTGGGTCATGCAGAGTATAGGTCTGTACCTCTATGGAAATTCCGGGAAAAATTTCTATGTCGATTACCAGAAGATTGTTCTCTCAGACACCTGTGTTCTCTGGTCGATGCAGCCGCCTGGCGGTGGATGTATCCACCTGTTCCAAACAAGTGACGGAAAACTGCTCATCGATGCCGGATATGGGGTCAATTATGCCGACTGGGTACACACGCTCGCCGATTTCAGCCTTGGCGATTTTTCCGATGTAAAGCATGTTCTCTGCACCCATGGGGATGCCGATCATGTGGGAATTACCGGGCTGCTGCCAGTTCCGCCGTTTGTTCATCCGATTACCAAAGAACTTCTTGAGAATGGTTCCCGCTCCTTTGCCTCCACGAATGATCTCCTGCTGCTTGAGCATGTTTACACAACAACAGTAAACACCTTTTCCCAGCTGGCATATCCGAAAGAGTATATCCTTTCCAAAACCGAGCCGCTGAAGATGCGAGGGATCTTTCCGGTCATCGATACGGTCACATTTGCCGGACTTACCTTCGAGGTATGGCAAAGTCTCGGTGGTCATCTTGCTGGGCAGCTCTTTTTCTATGAACCAACACAAGGTCTGCTCTTTACGAGTGATGCCACCCTGAACTTTACCTCGCTTACTCCCTGGCGATTGGTCTATGGGTCGATCCCGGATTACCTTATCAATTCCGTCAATATCAACAGCGAGATCGGACGACAGGAAAGGGCCGAACTGACCAGACTTGCGGTCGAGCTTGATGCTGAACTAAGAGAAAACGGGAAGCGGCTCAGATTATGCTGCGGTCACGGGGCAGTTTCGGTCATAGACGAGAAAGGAAACCTCAGCATACTTGATCCGGTGATCCATTACTCCAGAAGAAAATACACCGAGGGACTGCACAACCTTGCCGCAAAAGTATCCTGGTTTATCAGAAGAAGGCTTATCTGA
- the nadX gene encoding aspartate dehydrogenase: protein MKVGVIGCGNIGSILAERQNSFKIVAAYDSIPGRVAAFSEKYGVKPFSDIDAFLREPLDIVVEVASIDAVKELAEKVLLAGKDLILLSVGALADDVFRKELLSTAKQLHRRIHIPSGAIMGLDNVRVGKISLVDKLFLKTTKPSRSLNSNESVFKCLFAGKARDCVALYPKNTNVAISLSLACGREADVELWVDPKAEQNMHEIFFEGEFGNAYMRIRNLPAPENPATSYLAALSVLSLLESLDSPLVIGA, encoded by the coding sequence ATGAAAGTTGGGGTTATCGGCTGTGGTAATATCGGATCAATTTTAGCCGAACGGCAAAACTCATTCAAAATTGTCGCCGCCTACGATTCTATTCCCGGGAGGGTCGCTGCATTTTCTGAAAAATACGGGGTGAAACCGTTTTCCGATATCGATGCATTTTTGCGTGAGCCGCTTGATATCGTTGTGGAAGTTGCTTCGATTGATGCCGTAAAAGAACTTGCAGAGAAAGTTCTGCTTGCAGGAAAGGATCTGATCCTTCTCAGCGTAGGGGCACTTGCAGATGACGTGTTTCGAAAAGAGTTGCTGAGTACCGCAAAACAACTTCATCGAAGGATCCATATTCCATCAGGAGCCATTATGGGTCTGGACAATGTCCGTGTCGGGAAAATCTCCCTGGTCGATAAGCTTTTTTTGAAAACGACAAAACCTTCCCGTTCTCTTAACTCAAATGAATCTGTCTTCAAATGTCTTTTTGCCGGAAAAGCCCGTGACTGTGTAGCGTTGTATCCGAAAAATACGAATGTTGCCATCTCTCTCTCGCTTGCATGCGGAAGGGAAGCCGATGTCGAACTGTGGGTTGATCCGAAAGCAGAACAAAATATGCATGAGATATTTTTCGAGGGGGAGTTCGGCAATGCATATATGCGGATCCGAAATTTACCGGCTCCGGAAAATCCGGCAACCAGTTATCTCGCTGCATTGTCCGTATTGAGTCTTCTGGAATCTCTGGATAGCCCTCTGGTAATCGGTGCATGA
- a CDS encoding peptidylprolyl isomerase: MSVVESGDTLQLHFISKRPDGEIFENTRTKEPVTVIIGKKQINPAFEEALIGKNEGETVTVVLPPEKAYGKYLKRLVLSIKRKKLKLEHVPSPGDIITVEVFDRPCRVTVVDVTDTKITVDANHPLAGETLTYEITIVKIVKHD; this comes from the coding sequence ATGTCTGTCGTAGAATCCGGAGATACGCTGCAGCTCCACTTCATCAGTAAACGTCCGGACGGAGAGATATTCGAGAATACCCGAACTAAGGAGCCGGTCACCGTTATTATCGGGAAAAAACAGATAAACCCGGCATTTGAAGAGGCATTAATCGGAAAGAACGAAGGAGAAACGGTGACCGTGGTTCTTCCTCCGGAAAAAGCATACGGCAAATATCTGAAGCGTCTGGTTCTTTCGATAAAACGAAAAAAACTCAAACTCGAACATGTTCCAAGTCCCGGAGATATCATCACGGTAGAAGTCTTTGACCGGCCGTGTCGGGTCACGGTTGTTGATGTGACGGATACGAAGATCACCGTGGATGCAAACCACCCGCTTGCAGGGGAAACACTGACATACGAAATCACCATAGTCAAGATCGTGAAACATGACTGA
- a CDS encoding alcohol dehydrogenase catalytic domain-containing protein: MTKTIKGLAMKRIGEIGWVEKEAPKCGPLDAIVAPLAVAPCSSDVHTVWEGALGERHDMILGHEAVGEVVEVGSMVKDFKPGDRVIVPAITPDWLSIEAQDGFAQHSGGMLSGWKFSNLKTVFSVNCST, encoded by the coding sequence ATGACAAAAACAATAAAAGGACTTGCAATGAAGCGGATCGGAGAGATCGGCTGGGTTGAGAAAGAAGCTCCAAAGTGCGGACCGCTTGACGCAATCGTTGCGCCGCTCGCAGTTGCACCGTGCAGCTCGGATGTTCACACAGTCTGGGAAGGGGCTCTTGGAGAGCGCCACGACATGATTCTCGGCCACGAGGCTGTTGGAGAAGTTGTGGAAGTTGGATCCATGGTAAAAGACTTCAAGCCTGGGGACCGTGTAATCGTTCCGGCTATCACCCCTGACTGGCTGTCCATCGAAGCACAGGACGGTTTTGCTCAGCACTCCGGAGGAATGCTTTCCGGATGGAAGTTTTCCAACTTAAAGACGGTGTTTTCGGTGAACTGTTCCACGTAA
- a CDS encoding nicotinamide-nucleotide adenylyltransferase, whose protein sequence is MIRGLYVGRFQPYHNGHKAFIQKIAEEVDELVIGIGSAQMSHTVRHPFTAGERILMISRDLTSLDIPIYIIPLEDVKRNSLWVSHVVSMCPPVTMIYTSNPLISQLFLEAGRHVVCPSGLCPHKVLSSEEWCSLVKSGDDWVSYVPSDTVRVIEDVGGVERIRLITQTDESVASGNMQPQTLPSFSGCEPNVIPSSDRS, encoded by the coding sequence ATGATACGTGGACTTTATGTTGGGAGGTTTCAGCCTTATCATAACGGGCATAAAGCTTTCATTCAAAAAATTGCCGAGGAGGTCGATGAATTGGTCATCGGCATCGGCAGTGCGCAAATGAGCCATACCGTTCGCCATCCGTTTACAGCAGGAGAGCGGATTTTAATGATCTCGAGGGACCTAACAAGTCTTGATATCCCAATATATATCATCCCGCTTGAGGATGTTAAGCGAAATTCATTATGGGTTTCGCATGTGGTATCGATGTGTCCCCCGGTAACTATGATCTATACCTCCAATCCGCTGATCTCTCAGCTGTTTCTGGAAGCAGGCAGGCATGTCGTATGTCCGTCGGGACTTTGTCCTCATAAAGTGCTGTCAAGCGAAGAGTGGTGTTCTCTGGTAAAATCAGGGGATGACTGGGTATCGTACGTCCCATCGGACACCGTACGGGTAATCGAAGATGTCGGGGGAGTCGAAAGGATCCGACTCATTACCCAAACGGATGAATCGGTTGCATCCGGCAATATGCAGCCCCAAACCCTCCCCTCTTTTTCTGGGTGCGAACCAAATGTCATCCCGTCATCAGACAGATCCTAG
- a CDS encoding putative quinol monooxygenase: MITIIAKCTAKKESVDDLLELALELVQFSRKEEGNVSYDFYQDIKFPEKFTFIECWKDSAAIDSHNATPHFNHFVEKTGQIFAGPLDVALFRKLT; the protein is encoded by the coding sequence ATGATAACAATTATCGCGAAATGTACCGCTAAAAAAGAATCTGTCGACGATTTACTTGAATTAGCTTTGGAATTGGTTCAATTCAGCAGAAAAGAAGAAGGAAACGTATCGTATGATTTTTACCAGGATATAAAATTCCCGGAAAAATTCACGTTTATTGAATGCTGGAAGGATTCGGCTGCAATCGATTCACACAATGCAACGCCGCATTTCAATCATTTTGTGGAGAAGACAGGTCAGATCTTTGCCGGACCTCTGGATGTGGCCCTTTTCAGAAAGCTGACGTAA
- a CDS encoding site-specific DNA-methyltransferase — protein sequence MTELNRIYDMDCVDGMSILTPGMVDVIVTSPPYNIGKAYTTYDDMIPRNTYLKWMGTVAEESYRVLSDHGSFYLNVGGSLKDPWIPIDVAQAFREQGFVLQNMIHWIKSIALPDEGVAIGHYKPINSKRYHNDCHEFIFHFTKNGTVQIDRLATGVPYQDKSNVNRWGGEKRDLRDRGNTWFIPYETIRESRPHPATFPIQLPMMCIKDHGLDKCRLVMDPFMGIGNTAIAAIRLGVPFIGFEIDESYRKIANERVSAELRR from the coding sequence ATGACTGAACTCAATAGGATTTACGACATGGACTGTGTCGATGGCATGAGTATATTAACGCCCGGCATGGTCGATGTGATCGTGACCTCACCCCCATACAACATCGGCAAAGCCTATACGACCTACGACGATATGATCCCGCGAAATACCTATCTGAAATGGATGGGGACGGTTGCCGAAGAGTCATATCGCGTTCTTTCGGATCACGGTTCCTTCTATCTGAACGTCGGCGGGAGCCTGAAAGACCCCTGGATCCCTATTGATGTGGCGCAGGCATTTAGGGAACAGGGATTTGTTCTTCAGAATATGATCCACTGGATCAAATCCATTGCACTCCCAGATGAGGGAGTGGCAATTGGACATTACAAACCGATAAACAGTAAACGATATCATAACGACTGTCACGAATTTATTTTCCACTTCACGAAAAACGGTACAGTGCAGATCGACAGACTCGCAACCGGCGTGCCGTATCAGGATAAGAGCAATGTAAACCGGTGGGGAGGGGAAAAACGCGATCTCAGGGACAGAGGAAACACCTGGTTCATACCGTATGAAACGATCCGGGAAAGCCGGCCGCATCCCGCAACCTTTCCGATTCAGCTTCCCATGATGTGCATAAAAGATCACGGATTGGATAAATGCCGGTTGGTGATGGATCCGTTTATGGGGATTGGAAACACGGCAATAGCCGCGATTCGCCTTGGGGTTCCGTTTATCGGATTCGAGATCGATGAGAGTTATAGAAAGATCGCCAATGAAAGAGTTTCGGCAGAACTTCGCAGGTAA
- a CDS encoding helix-turn-helix domain-containing protein, with amino-acid sequence MVEEDVIKAIQDRLVACGMREYSAKVYTTLFSVGIAKATELHELTGIPRGRIYETLDDLSQQGFVTEFGTNPVYYRADDAERTYLRVLSLELQRLDKLRA; translated from the coding sequence TTGGTAGAAGAGGATGTCATAAAAGCGATTCAGGATCGATTAGTTGCCTGTGGAATGCGGGAGTATTCTGCGAAGGTATATACAACACTATTTTCCGTCGGCATTGCGAAAGCAACCGAACTCCATGAATTAACTGGTATCCCCCGTGGGCGCATTTATGAAACCCTTGACGATCTGAGTCAGCAGGGCTTTGTTACCGAATTTGGTACAAATCCTGTTTACTACCGGGCCGATGACGCCGAACGAACCTATCTGCGGGTTTTAAGTCTGGAACTGCAGAGACTTGACAAACTGCGGGCATGA
- a CDS encoding zinc-binding dehydrogenase, translated as MEVFQLKDGVFGELFHVNEADANLAILPDSIPVAEASMIADMVPTGFQAAELADVKLGDTVCCIGIGPVGLMAVAGANHMGASHILAVGSRKDCANASRGYGATDIINYKNGDIVEQVLDKTDGKGVDKVCIAGGDVNTMQEAIKMVKPGGIIGNVNYLGKGEFVTIPRIEWGCGMSNKFIHCGLMTGGRLRMEKLASLVEVGKLDLSPLLTHRFKGFDKIEEALLLMKDKPSDLINRLSPSKSNLNE; from the coding sequence ATGGAAGTTTTCCAACTTAAAGACGGTGTTTTCGGTGAACTGTTCCACGTAAACGAAGCTGATGCAAATCTTGCAATTCTTCCGGACTCTATCCCGGTAGCCGAAGCATCGATGATCGCAGACATGGTCCCGACTGGATTCCAGGCAGCAGAACTTGCCGATGTGAAACTCGGCGACACCGTCTGCTGTATTGGTATCGGCCCGGTCGGACTGATGGCAGTTGCCGGAGCAAATCACATGGGAGCATCCCACATTCTTGCGGTCGGAAGCCGCAAAGACTGCGCCAATGCATCCCGTGGATATGGTGCTACCGACATTATCAACTATAAGAACGGTGACATTGTCGAGCAGGTTCTGGACAAGACTGACGGCAAAGGTGTGGACAAAGTCTGTATCGCAGGCGGAGATGTCAACACCATGCAGGAAGCAATCAAGATGGTCAAACCCGGAGGAATCATCGGGAACGTCAACTACCTCGGTAAAGGCGAATTCGTCACGATTCCGCGTATCGAGTGGGGCTGCGGTATGAGCAACAAGTTTATCCACTGCGGATTAATGACCGGAGGCAGGCTGCGGATGGAGAAGCTCGCCAGCCTCGTTGAAGTTGGCAAACTTGACCTCTCGCCATTACTTACCCACAGATTCAAGGGCTTTGACAAGATCGAAGAAGCACTTCTCCTGATGAAGGACAAACCGAGTGACCTTATAAACCGGTTGTCACCATCAAAGAGTAATCTTAATGAGTGA
- a CDS encoding orotate phosphoribosyltransferase-like protein, with protein MSSLEELMAKAKDLHAEGHSSGQIADELSLSVDTVTWLLTQGKAGIAAPKDVHIDWTNVSSNTTLLGGISSMMLAHFEAANEEEEGVDAVIGISVSGVPLATMIATEDGLNLAIYHPSKHNPEGKIGSISGNFSKVSQKRCLIVDDCITTGNTLTEIVNYLRRHKATPVGICVIFDKRGVKEIEGVPVYSLFTIKRIE; from the coding sequence ATGTCTTCCTTAGAAGAGCTCATGGCAAAAGCAAAAGACCTTCATGCCGAAGGCCACTCATCCGGTCAGATCGCTGACGAACTCAGCCTCTCGGTCGATACGGTCACCTGGCTTCTGACGCAGGGAAAGGCCGGGATCGCGGCACCGAAAGATGTACATATTGACTGGACGAACGTCAGTTCGAACACCACACTCCTTGGTGGAATCTCATCCATGATGCTGGCCCATTTTGAGGCAGCAAACGAAGAAGAGGAAGGAGTCGACGCCGTTATCGGAATATCCGTATCGGGTGTGCCCCTCGCAACGATGATCGCCACAGAAGACGGACTCAATCTCGCCATATACCATCCGTCAAAACACAATCCGGAGGGGAAAATCGGATCGATATCCGGGAACTTCAGCAAAGTCTCCCAAAAACGCTGTTTAATTGTGGACGACTGCATCACAACCGGCAACACTCTTACGGAGATCGTAAATTATCTGCGCCGCCACAAAGCCACCCCGGTTGGCATCTGTGTAATCTTTGATAAGCGCGGTGTCAAGGAAATAGAGGGCGTTCCAGTCTACTCGCTGTTTACAATTAAACGTATCGAGTGA
- a CDS encoding NAD(P)-binding domain-containing protein, which translates to MYRRCLNGGTNSSVCDADIIILSVPFDKIESTIEGIGKSAFENKIVVSLINPMLRFPKEKYFLPDRPAEGSATLAVKKMLPESAKLCTGFNNVASGKWMELDEELDYSVCVCGDDKEAKKVVMDLVSSVSKLKPLDAGPLEVAGVIESITPLVISLAMNNGLKDVGVYFK; encoded by the coding sequence TTGTACCGGAGGTGTCTGAACGGGGGGACGAATTCAAGTGTTTGTGATGCTGATATCATCATTCTCTCAGTTCCTTTTGACAAAATCGAGTCAACAATCGAAGGAATCGGGAAATCGGCATTTGAGAACAAGATCGTCGTCTCGCTTATCAACCCGATGCTTCGGTTCCCGAAAGAAAAATACTTCCTGCCCGATCGCCCGGCGGAAGGATCAGCAACCCTTGCAGTAAAAAAGATGCTGCCTGAGTCTGCAAAACTCTGTACAGGGTTCAACAATGTTGCATCAGGAAAGTGGATGGAACTGGATGAAGAACTTGACTACAGCGTTTGTGTCTGCGGAGATGACAAGGAAGCAAAAAAGGTCGTCATGGACCTGGTTTCCAGCGTCTCGAAACTCAAGCCGCTTGATGCGGGACCACTGGAAGTTGCAGGGGTAATTGAAAGTATTACGCCGCTTGTAATTAGCCTTGCAATGAACAATGGTCTTAAAGATGTAGGGGTCTACTTCAAATAA
- a CDS encoding DEAD/DEAH box helicase, translating to MSVFTSLHPTLQELLLTGLGWDDLRPVQEETYLSVSGGADTLVLAPTAGGKTESAFFPVLDGILKNPSNHLSAIYISPLKALINDQLDRILFLCARTGLNAAVQHGDVSDRDRFDFTGSEHADLLLTTPESLEVLLSDSRTRDAFKEVRYIIVDEIHAFMESDRGVHLRCLMDRMEFLGKKRMIRIGLSATVGNPVELLDWFSGPNRKKCLVSIPSPPSKKQFTFVVEPEFAGQVRAIAGSVSGKKALVFTESRSLAEKLVIPLHDELPSVFLHHSSVSPQDREAAELSFEQAGGTCVICTSTMELGVDLGELDLVVQYGPPRSVSSFLQRLGRTGRRGSPAKMIFIVSKPCDLLIAVSVIEAAMHHSVELLKAPFRPYHVLVQQLFLLMKGRTGMSLRSIIDSLQALTPFKDLSVAHFSAVLEYLVAENYLTCSGDLYIAGTKAEMELGRSNWLALISVIRDAGGFLAVLPDGTVVGTLDPRFVAGDPGKTFSFTGKTWRLLHRDDAHKRVLIEPAFSRGDVKRPFWSGGDGGSYASPLVCQSVAAVLQRGTPSLPLPPEQKTIVEDLIRMLPDDFSPGTIHLRTELELNGYSVVVSTFLGTRTNQTLAHLLKNRLDGKHAVRYTQFAIRIFDWESPNAGESVAGILEELGRMSVLSLAEELPRLPASTWKFGELFPDDLRLEMAAYDYYDIPALLDALSGFQGRK from the coding sequence ATGAGTGTGTTTACCTCTCTTCATCCAACTCTGCAGGAGTTGCTTCTCACCGGTCTTGGCTGGGATGATCTTCGTCCGGTTCAGGAGGAAACCTACCTCTCGGTAAGCGGCGGGGCCGATACGCTGGTCCTTGCCCCAACAGCAGGCGGTAAGACCGAGTCGGCTTTTTTCCCGGTTCTTGACGGGATTTTAAAGAATCCGTCAAACCATCTGTCTGCAATCTATATCTCTCCCCTCAAAGCTCTCATTAACGATCAGCTGGACCGAATTCTTTTCCTTTGCGCCCGGACCGGACTTAACGCTGCAGTTCAGCACGGTGATGTGTCCGATCGGGACCGGTTTGATTTTACAGGATCCGAACATGCCGATCTCCTTTTGACCACCCCGGAATCACTCGAGGTCCTCTTGAGTGACTCACGGACCAGGGACGCGTTTAAAGAAGTCAGATACATTATCGTTGACGAGATCCATGCATTTATGGAGTCGGACCGCGGCGTTCATCTTCGCTGTCTGATGGATCGTATGGAGTTTCTTGGAAAAAAGCGGATGATTCGAATCGGCCTCTCGGCGACGGTCGGAAATCCCGTGGAACTTCTCGACTGGTTCTCCGGACCAAACCGAAAAAAATGCCTTGTCTCAATTCCCTCCCCTCCCTCGAAAAAACAGTTTACGTTTGTAGTGGAACCTGAGTTTGCCGGTCAGGTCCGGGCTATCGCAGGATCCGTTTCCGGAAAAAAAGCCCTTGTTTTTACCGAAAGCAGGAGTCTGGCCGAGAAGCTGGTCATTCCGTTACACGACGAACTTCCCTCGGTGTTTCTTCATCATTCATCGGTTTCGCCGCAGGATCGCGAGGCAGCTGAGCTTTCATTCGAACAGGCCGGCGGAACGTGTGTTATTTGTACGAGCACGATGGAACTTGGCGTCGATCTCGGGGAACTCGATCTTGTCGTTCAGTACGGTCCTCCCCGCTCTGTCTCTTCGTTTTTGCAGAGACTTGGGCGTACCGGCCGGCGGGGAAGTCCTGCAAAAATGATTTTTATCGTTTCGAAGCCCTGCGATCTTCTTATCGCCGTTTCGGTGATCGAGGCCGCGATGCATCATTCGGTCGAGTTGCTGAAAGCCCCATTCCGTCCGTATCACGTCCTCGTCCAGCAGCTGTTTTTGCTTATGAAAGGCAGAACGGGAATGAGTCTTCGAAGCATCATTGATTCACTTCAAGCATTGACGCCGTTCAAGGATCTCTCCGTCGCTCATTTTTCTGCAGTTCTGGAGTATCTCGTCGCGGAAAATTATCTGACCTGTTCCGGTGATCTCTATATTGCCGGAACAAAAGCCGAGATGGAGCTTGGGCGGTCCAACTGGCTCGCTCTCATCTCCGTTATCCGCGATGCAGGAGGTTTTCTTGCGGTTCTGCCGGACGGAACGGTGGTTGGGACCCTCGATCCCCGGTTTGTGGCGGGGGATCCGGGAAAGACCTTTTCTTTCACCGGAAAAACCTGGCGTCTGCTTCACCGCGATGATGCGCATAAACGTGTCCTCATCGAACCGGCGTTCTCTAGAGGAGATGTAAAGCGTCCGTTCTGGAGCGGCGGGGATGGAGGGAGTTATGCAAGTCCTCTTGTCTGTCAGTCGGTTGCTGCCGTTCTGCAGAGAGGCACTCCCTCCCTCCCTCTCCCTCCCGAGCAAAAAACGATTGTAGAGGATCTTATCCGGATGCTTCCCGATGATTTTTCACCCGGGACCATCCATCTTCGCACCGAGCTGGAACTGAACGGATACTCGGTCGTTGTATCCACATTTCTCGGCACGCGGACAAATCAGACCCTCGCTCATCTCCTGAAAAACCGGCTTGACGGGAAGCATGCCGTTCGTTATACACAGTTTGCGATCCGGATCTTCGACTGGGAATCGCCGAATGCGGGTGAATCTGTCGCCGGCATCCTTGAAGAGTTAGGCAGGATGTCTGTTCTCTCTCTTGCAGAGGAGCTCCCCCGCCTTCCGGCATCTACCTGGAAATTCGGCGAGCTTTTCCCGGATGATCTTCGACTGGAGATGGCGGCATATGACTATTATGATATTCCTGCTCTGCTTGATGCCTTATCCGGGTTCCAGGGTAGGAAATAG